The following proteins are encoded in a genomic region of Capra hircus breed San Clemente chromosome 16, ASM170441v1, whole genome shotgun sequence:
- the C16H1orf127 gene encoding LOW QUALITY PROTEIN: uncharacterized protein C1orf127 homolog (The sequence of the model RefSeq protein was modified relative to this genomic sequence to represent the inferred CDS: deleted 1 base in 1 codon; substituted 1 base at 1 genomic stop codon), with the protein LAFFMQKEKANYGLEIRIFQRGVKSLKQSDCYIMKCPVIMSRRGQECVHCRPTFIQLKGSEGPSLLGQTVYEYVLFIQTLCLLSHRGELAASLGNGSLMGLSAGRKVGGGLLLEERFPRSRESLQPQQVLHAPQGSRCLIIPPARVGGLVHIPKQRLDLVXRGSYSEEVLVVVLAVLPLLKAPSAQAIEVVRSQRRESSTLCQEAQGAPGKQAFYRMALSWKFAPPPQSQRGLEPTEPMLASSPGGHRPPELQNFTRDFEKLP; encoded by the exons TTAGCCTTCTTCATGCAGAAGGAG AAAGCAAATTATGGGTTGGAAATCAGAATATTCCAAAGG GGGGTGAAAAGTTTGAAGCAGAGTGACTGCTACATAATGAAGTGTCCAGTGATCATGTCCAGACGGGGGCAAGAATGTGTCCACTGCCGGCCCACATTCATTCAGCTAAAGGGCTCAGAG GGACCCAGTCTCCTTGGCCAGACTGTTTATGAGTATGTCCTGTTTATCCAGACCCTGTGTCTGCTGTCTCATAGAGGGGAGCTGGCAGCCTCTCTGGGCAATGGCAGCCTGATGGGATTATCA GCTGGTCGGAAGGTCGGCGGGGGTCTGCTTCTGGAGGAGCGGTTTCCGAGGTCGCGGGAGTCACTCCAGCCTCAGCAGGTGCTGCACGCCCCCCAGGGCTCCCGCTGCTT AATCATCCCTCCAGCCAGAGTTGGGGGTCTTGTTCACATCCCAAAGCAGAGGCTTGATCTGGTCTAAAGAGGCTCCTACTCAgagga GGTCTTGGTAGTGGTGCTGGCTGTCCTGCCCCTTTTGAAGGCCCCTTCTGCTCAGGCCATTGAGGTGGTGAGGAGTCAGAGGCGCGAGAGCAGCACG CTTTGCCAGGAGGCCCAAGGAGCCCCAGGAAAGCAGGCTTTCTATAGGATGGCCCTGAGCTGGAAATTTGCTCCCCCACCCCAGTCACAGAGAGGGCTG GAGCCAACAGAGCCCATGTTGGCATCAAGCCCTGGAGGGCACAGGCCTCCTGAGCTTCAGAACTTCACGAGGGACTTTGAGAAACTCCCTTAG